The sequence GTTTTCACCAGGCGCTGAACGAATCTCTGAAGCTGTTTAAGACTCACTCTCCACAGACTGCAGCAATGTTGTTTGCTGTGGATAGGGATGCAGGAACTATCACGTGCTTGTGCCAAGTGCCCCAGGTAAAGTCGGATATTTGGTTGTTACCAATTCCTGTGACCACACAAGCAGTCTTTCTGTTAGGGGAACTTGTGGGTAAGGGTACTCGATTGTGTATATATTTTTCTATAATAAATTTAGGTCAAGCAATTTCAAATGTTGGTCTAAGTTGGGATGTATAGTAGATATCTGGAACAGGTGACAGGTTGGATTCTGACCAGAAGGTTCAGATGGTTTATATATAGTTTGCATCAATGTCCTGTGCTTGGCACTTTCAAACGGTCTATGTGCAGTACCCAACGTGCCCATAGAACAAGAATTGGGGAATGAGCTACAGGCTGGAATCTGACTGAGAAACTTAAATAGTTAATATATATGGTATCAGGGTCTGATTTACAGGCTGGAGCCTAATAAAGGGGCTTATGATGTGGGAGTGGTCTGATGGTGCGAACTGTGAGAATACACTGTAACGTATATTCAGTCTGCCTGAGATTTCAGTTTACAGAACTGAGTAAAACCAAAGCCATGTATGAATGAATACCGACACCAAGCAAGAGCTCAGGACTGGAACAGCTCACGTTCTGGAGTGTTACAGTGCTAAAGGGTGACAGTTGTGCCACTTATTGTTTAAGTAAAGCAGTGGTACCTGGGGGTGGAGTGTGATTATCTGTCTGTGGCTGAACGTGCAGGCTGCTGGGTGTTATGAATTGGTACAGGATGAGTACATTCTGATGCCTCTAACAATGATTCATTGAGGCCAAACAGTGAGTCTCAGCAGACTGTTCCACCATTAAGTATGTCACCTTCAGGCTCAAACTTGCCTGTCTGTCCTGCACACTTCAGAGTGGCGACCATTAACCAGAGACTGGATCTCCAGTTGTGTTCTCCATCCTGTAACCATGGGGAGGCATTCGGTGCACCCCACCTACTTGTCCTGGGTGAGACACCTAGGTTGGCATAGCCGAATATTGAACTGGTGTCCTTTCACTGTGCATGTGTCTGAAACCTAGAGCTGACCCATTGCGGGGGAAGCATTGCCTGAAAGTCCAAGCACTACTCTACATTGTGCAAAGCCACACAAAGTTACTGACGTGTTAATTCTCCCTTCCGTTTCTAAACTTGCAGGAAACTATAAACAGGGGTTTGAAAGCCAGTGATTGGATTGGTCACATCTCGGAATTGCTGGacggaagaggaggaggaaaagacaTGTCTGCTCAAGCCACAGGGAAAAATATCAACAGCCTTGAAAAAGCACTGAAGCTGGCAACTGAGTTTGCTAAACTTAAAATAGGAGACCTCAAAAACTAACAAAAAAAGTATTCTAATAACTTGAAAGACTTTTATGGTGCGGGGAATGGGTCTAGTGCCCGTGATGGCCGAGTGCTTCACCGTCCACTAGCTGACATAAAACAAAGCTGCCAACTGatataaagaaaaatgaatgtcTAGAAAATTCATTAGATAGCTTTTAAGTAACTAATCATCTTTGTCAAACCTGTGTTGAAATGTCTGCTATTGATCATTAAGTCTAAATAAAGGGAATGGCCATaaaaaatttgcttttattttttttaaatggccataatttatttaaaataaagatttgcACTATTATAACTCCTTCCACGACCTCACTGCACCTTTGGTGCTGTTACTcagtgtaatgtaggaaatgcggCTACTAGTTTGCACATCTCCCGGTTTAcaccaatgtgataataaccatttTTTTCAGTGATTTTGATTGAGATAAATATTCAGCAGATACCTGTTCAACTTTCTGAAATAGTGTCAGTGGGACCTCGTACATCCACCTGAGGGAACTGATAGAGCTTTGGTTAATGTCTCATCAAAATATAGCCTCCCAGTGCATTGTTTCCTCAGTGCAGCACTAGCTAGGAAACCTAGATTTTTATGCACGCATCTCTCGTGTGGCTtgaacccatagccttctaacCTAGTGTTACCCATTgagcaacaaaaaaaatgcaatcctAAACTAAACATTGTACCCGTTTCAAATGTGGTGTCTGAACTAATTATTCTAAGCTTCAGAATTAGCTGTTGTTTGTAATAAATCCTTGTGATCAAGAATTTACCATTGTTTCCAAGTGTCTGATGATAGTGCTGTACAGGAGCCACCGCAATGGAGTTCTGCTAACTCCCAAATGACTGATTCATTCAAACTTTCATGAAGCATGGGCAATTGCTAAGCTGGTGTTTTTACATTGGGGATAAATGTAAATATACATTTATAGTAAATCTCGCCCCATTTCCATTTTTTCCCCCTCTGGTTTGTACCTTAGTTTTAGCATTGTTTCTGTGCTTTCGTTCATCTTCTCGACACCGCCAGGCAGATCATCGGTGACTACCGAATCTTTACTACTCTCTCTAAGCCCACATCACCACCGTCATTTGGTCTGCAACCTATCAcgtattccttttgttctctccactcctcccccactctgcaacttaaaatatgcctGATTTCTAACTCTTTCAATTTTCAAGAAAGACCATCAACTTGAGACGTtaagtccatttccctctccagtgatgctgcccgacctcctgaatatttccaccgCTTTTCGTTTTTATTCCTTGTTTCAACTTTATTACATGGTACCTTACTAAATATTAGAAAGCATCGCACTATCCACGATGGCATGTCTTCTGCTGAATCTGATCAGCTTGGTTGAGGGTGATCTCAGTGTATTTATAATTTCGTGGTTCCCACATGCTTATTATTTTGCAGATAGCCAGGGGGCTAATTTCTGGCCCCCTCTCAGCTGTATTGGTTTGGGATTTGCCAGTCTCACTGCTAATTATCCTGGCTATTTCATGCTCCCACTGCTTTCCATGGGGGGGGGCTGAGGTCCTTGAGATGATCTGTTATGGAGCTTAGATGATTTGACAGCGCACAACATGTAGAAAtatccaaattattttttttaaattgctggtCAGGGAAATGAATTTTTTTATGTGGATAATCTTTCCAGAAAAAAAGTCATCATTTTGACTGATCTAGGTATCTTTGGCAGTTGCAGTATTTTACTTAAGTTGTAACTTTCATCACCTAGACTTGAAGTGCTATTTATAATCCAGAGCCTGGCTACCCAACCAGAGCTCAATGTGATCCAACTGTGTGTGTTGGATTTGGGCTGATGGTGTACACTGATAAATTACTTGGGTTCAGTCAGGTCCAGCCTGAAAAATAAAGGCAATTTGATGGATGTATGTAGGAGAGAATACGTTGCAGGACTACAAGGAAATAGAGGGTGTGATGCTACTTAACTGACACTTGGAACTCGGAGTTAACAAATCTATGCTACCTGTgaattattaaaatgaaatattgtgtagcggttagcataacactattacagcgccagtgacccgggtataatcccagccactgtctgtaaggagtttgtacgttctccccgtgtctgcgtgggtttcctcccacattccaaagacgtacgggttaggaagtcgtgggcatgtaTGTTGGCaccgaagtgtggcgacacttgcgggctgccccagaacactacgcaaaagatgcatttctctgtgtgtttcgatgtgcatgtgactaataaagacatcaaaTTCTCTGAAGTGACAGAGGGCTGGAGACTGTTGATGTGTATACAGGCTCACAAAAGGACTGCATAATCATCATTCATAAAATAAAAAACCCTAGGAATTAAAGGGAGAGTGGATATGATCttttcacccatctacactaatccttttcATTTCCTTGCATTAAGATCATGTCCTTCTCTGCTTTGTCTAtttatgtctgtctaaatacctcttacaCACAGTGATTGTAGCCGATTCATCCACCtactctggcagcatgttccagatatcaacctccctatgtttaaaagaaacttgccccttagatcccttttaaaattccttcctctcagcgtaaacctatgccctcttgtttctgatacccttaccgtgggaaaaagattttgattaagCTATGTATGCCTCTTGTATACTTCTtggcctcttctgctccagggaaaacaagcccagcctgtccattgcgcagcaccctggtgaatctcctctgcactctgcagCACAACCACGTCCTTCCGATAGTGtggtggccaaaactgtatatgatactccaagtgaagtctaaccagtgttttgtaaagttgcaacatcccaactcttgtctTCGTAggttagggcatggaatataagtaTGCCAATATactgctttcaccaccctatctacctgcattgccacttgCAATGAACCGTGGACTTAGACCACTCGGTCTCTATAGGTGGAAACTTCCCTTTCCTGATTACATGTTGCTCCTATGGATGATGTCACTGAGGAAATCTGTGCACAATAATGGCACTACAGCAGGTGGTGGGGTCTTGTGCACAGCAGTAGACTACAGTGGGGAAGAGTCATTGTAGCCAGAGATGAGTTgctgcagagagagagataggagaACCATTCAAGAACGATCTGCAGAGGAAGAGAACCACATGATCAATCATACTGGCAGCTTTAGAGTGAATGATAGATCGAGCTTTATCTGGAGAGTGCTAGGATGACAGACTGTGAGGATCTGGTGAGAATGAGGTACTTGAAAAGATTTTTACTGATTACAGATAAGGCTCCACATTTGTTCCGTGGTATTGGTCAGATTTTTATTATTAATGGGCTTGAGTTTGTGTTGGATGAGGGCATGATGTTTCTTGGCAATGTGTGCTCTGTGATTGAACAGCTCACAAACAACGTGTACACACAAACGAGGAACAAGCACTAGGTGATGTCAACCAAAACAAAAAGGCAAAACAAAGCCACAGTCTAAACCATTTTCTCTGTCACACTTACTAAAAATTAGATTAAACCTTACTTAGCATTTTCTGCAAGTTCATGAACTTTTTCCTAATTAAGAAAAGTAGCAAACTATTTCTGCAACCAGCAGACactaatttaaaatgaaaaccaaaagaacCAGATGTGACTCAGGACAGGAATGTTTCTCATGTTGTGATCAGGATTGTATTTCCTAAGAGGAATGGTTCAAGAGATTCTATAGTAATATTCAAGAGAATTAGATAAATGCTTCAAAGACTGAgttttgatgaagagtcattgacccgtttctggctccacagatgctgtttgacctgccgagtatttccaacactttctgtttttaacacTTGAAAGATGGTAGTCAGGGGATGAGATTACCGTCTACAAACTTTTCACTTGTCTCCCAACTAACCTGACTGCAGTTCCAACTctctcccaccaaccacccccaaccaactcccccccccccaccacaccaaaCAAACCCCAACCCCAAACCCTCTCCTATGGTGCTGAGAACAGACTTGTCCATGAGAATGTATCTGCCAGAATCAGGTCCCCAGCACAAGGTGGCAATAcaacctctctccctcctccccccgttCCTCCTCCACCCCTATACCCCCTcaatcctccacccctcccccaccccctcaatcctccacccctctaccccaccccctccacccccaaccccacctctcccccaccctcttcctcccccctccccccccttcctccccaccctcccccccctcttcctccccctttccccccaccctcccccccctcttcctccccctttccccccaccctccccccctcttcctccccctttccccccaccctcccccccctcttcctcccccttccccccctccctcccccccctcttcctcccccttccccccctccctcccccccctcttcctcccccttccccccctccctccccccctcttcctcccccttcccccctcccctcttcccccctcccctcttcctcccccttccccccctcccctccccctcccccctcccctcccactcccctccctccccccccctccctcccccctccccctcccctcccaccccctccccctcccctccctcccccccctccctccccctcccccctccctcccctcctccctccctccccctcccctcctccctccctccccctcccctcctccctccccctcccctcctccctccccctcccctcctccctcccctccctcctccctccctcctccctcccctccctcctccctccccctcccctcctccctccccctcccctcctccctccccctctcccctcccctccccctctcccctccccctccccctctcccctccccctccccctctcccctcctcccccccacccctccccctctccccccctcccccccacccctccccccctcccctcccccctccccccctcccccccacccctcccccctcccctcctcccccccacccctccccctctcccctcctcccccccacccctccccctctcccccctcccctcccccctcccctccccctctccccccctcccctcccccctcccccccccctccccccctcccctccccctccccccctcccctccccctctccctctccccctccccctctcccccccctctccccccctcccctccccccctcccctcccctccccctctccccccctcccctccccctctccccccctcccctccccctctcccctcctcccccccacccctccccctctccccctcccctcctcccccccacccctccccctctccccccctcccccccacccctccccctctccccccctcccctcccccccacccctccccctctcccccacccctccccctctccccccctcccctcccccccacccctcccccccacccctccccctctccccccctcccctcccatctctccccccctccccctctcccctccccccctccccctctccccccctcccctccccctctccccccctcccctccccctctccccccctcccctccccctctccccccctcccctccccctctcccctcccccccgtggTCGGTGACCAGGAGGTGCCGCCGGTGCCCGGCCCTCCCGGCCTGCGGGCGGCGCTGCAGCGGGAGGCCGGGGGAGGGAGTTGGCGCCAGTGGCGGCCCGATGCCGGGGGACAGCAGGCGGGTGCGGGGCCCGGAGGAGTCGCAGCCGCCGCTGCTGTTCGCGCGGGCGGACGCGGAGCCGGCGGCGGGGCCGGCGCTGCCGCGGGTCGACGGGCGGGCGGCGGCCGAGCCGAGGCCGGTGTTTGCCCGGGCCGGGCTGGTGAGCCAGGCGGACGGCTCGGTGTACGCCGAGTGCGGCCGCACCAAGCTGCTGTGCGCCGTGTACGGGCCGCGGGAGGCCGAGCGCCGGGAGGAGCGGCGGCGGGGCGGCGCGGCCCTGGGCTGCGAGTTCAGGTGCGCGGGCACGGCGGGCGCGGGCACGGCGGGAGCACGTGGTCGGGCGCGGGAAGGGCGTGGGTCACGTGGGAGAGGTGAGGTCGGGTCACGTGCGAGAGGGGGGAGGTTGGGGTCACGTGGGAGAGGGGAGGTTGGGGTCACGTGGGAGAGGGGAGGTTGGGGTCACGTGCCCAGGTGGGCGGGGTCTGGAGGGCACGCAccagggggtgaggggtggggagggcacgtgcctgggggtgaggggtggggagggcacgTGCCTGGGGTGAGGGGTCAGGAAGGCACGCACCAGGGGATGAGGGGTGAGGAGGGCACGCgccggggggtgaggggtggggagggcacgtgcctgggggtgaggggtggggagagcacGTGCCTGGGGTGAGGGGTCAGGAAGGCACGCACCAGGGGATGAGGGGTGAGGAGGGCACGCgccggggggtgaggggtgaggagggCACGCgccggggggtgaggggtggggagggcacgCACCTAGGGTGAGGGGTCGGGAGGGAACGTGCCTGGGGTGAGGGGTCAGGAATGCACGTGCCTGAGGTGTGAGGGGTTAGGAGGACATGCGTCCAGGGTGAAGGGCTGGGATTCAGACCCTGTTCCCTGCGAAGAGGAGTTGTTGGACACGTGTACGTCTACGGACTCTTCCAGGGTTCATTTTTGTTTGTCGGCCGCTTGCTCTGGTCACAAGTGTCCGAGCCATTCCTGCCAACCTGGTCAGCTTAAATCAGCATCTTCAGAAAGAGCCTCAAGAGTACTTCGTGActaaatagaatcagaatcatttaTTACCAcagacatatgacgtgaaatgtgttgtttttgtgACGGCAGTACAGTgctagacataaaattactataaactataaaaatcaataaatagtgcaaaaaaaaggaataatgaggtagtgttcatgggttcatggaccgttcagaaatctgatggcggaggggaagaagctgttcctgaattgttgagtgtgggtcttcaggctcctgtacctcctccctgatggtagtaacgagaagagggcatgtcccggatggtgagggtcctcagtgatggataccaccttcttgaggcaccgcctcttgaagatgtcctcgatggtggggagggttgtgcccgtgatggagctggttgaatctacaaccctctgtagcctcttgcaatcctgtgcattggagcctccataccaggcggtgatgcaaccagtcagaatgctctccaccgtacatctgtagaaatctatAGAAATACTTGACTTATTCAGTAAGTACTCTAGGCTCTCCATCAATCTATCCTATTCCAGTGCTTTCGAAGGGCTACTCtgtttgtcgaaggccttgccaTCTAACCACAACACTAGAAAGGTTTCTCTTTCCCATATTGAATAATTAAATCCTttgcttgttttgttttctttctagaTTTGCCCCATTCTCCTGTAAGAAAAGAGCTGCTTGGATTCAGGGCAACCTGGAGAAGGAGTACTCCTCGATCATGGAGCAGAGTTTGCAGCCTGCCATCTGCCTCCATAAGTATCCCAGGTCCCAAATTGAGGTGTACGTAATGGTTCTGGAGAATGATGGCTCCACCCTGGCAGCTGCTCTGACTTGTGCCTCCATGGCACTGGCAGAAGCAGGCATTGAGATGTTCGACGTAGTCGTGGGCTGCTCCCTGAGGCAGTGCGGCGCCACCTCCCTCTTAGACCCGACTGCAGTTGAGGAGTTCAACGCAGCCAGCTCCAAGGGTGTAGATCACGGCAGTATGACTGTGGCATTGCTTCCCACTCTTAACCAGATCTCAGGGCTGGTGTcgaagggagagtgggaggagcaGACATCGGTGGAAGCAATCAAGGCTTGTGTCGAAGGTTGCCAGAAACTCTACTCCGTGGTTCAGCAGTGTCTAACCAGATCAGTTAAGAGGAAGATCCCACAATTTGTCAATAAGGCTTAGATGAACTCTTACTCCAGGACATTCCAGTAAATATTTTTCTTAATGTGACAATTTATAAGTTTTTTACCAGTATTTGCTAAATTTAGATGATTCAAATTATAAAATATACCTTGTTAAAATGATTAACTGTTGGATTGAACATTAGAGTCGCAGGATTGATCTGCAGCATAAGACaagttgctggagaaactcagcagatcaggcagcatctgtggaggcagagagatagttgacgtttcaggtcggaaCTGGTGCaggctcctgacccgaaacatcaaccgtccctctgcctccacagatgttgcatggtccagtgaattcctccaacagtttgtgttttttttactccagcatctgcagtctcttgtgtctcgatctGCATCATGCTGGGTTAGTTAATCACTGGAGATGAAGTAACAGGGTCACTTAGCTCAGCTGCAGTTTTACCTGCAGTCTTGGCTCACATTCCAATAAGTTGAAATGGAGAGAATACTTGCAAAAGAGAttataaaataatttgcaagcTGTTCTTCAGCAGATAATGTTACTTCATTGCCAGATTTCCCAACTGAGAAATCAGGCGGTGCTGAATGTCTGGGATCTGCTGGCTAAGACAGGTCGGATGAATATCTTCAATGTGTCCCTGGTTTGCTTCCACCATATAGTTTAAGTCTAAACAAAGCCATCCTGTTCTATTCAGAGATTTTGAATTGAAAGAGAATGTTGTCTTGTAGCAAGAGGAGAATGTCTGCTGACTATGAGTTAATTGAACTGGATCAGCCTCGAGgttgtaaaagaaaaagaaaattgttctGAAGTCAAATTTGATTCTAGGCCACGATAGCAGCTGGAGTGAGTGTGACTCTTCTCCCTGCTGTAGTAACAGGGGCTAAAGTACATCAGAGGGCAAACAAAAACAGGGAAAAGATCATCCAGTCATCAAATTTCCCGGCTtctgtgtttaatttttttttaacaaataaaaCCAACAATTCCTGATGGCAGTTATATCTTTATTCTACATGTACTGAGTTGTAACTTGGAGGAAACATGCGGCAATTTCATCAGCCGTGGTAAGTGACAACATTGCTGAGTTGCAGAACAGAGCATCAAGAACAATACCGTGTTGGATCAGGTGTGAATTTTCCATTACAGATAGAGGTGCAATAGTTTTCTTTGTCAACTAAACACGAGGAACTCGTTTaattgaaaaggagacaaaagaagcttgttaacctgtggggaggggatgtctctgatagggtacaACTGGGATGATTATGGGAATAAACTGTAACCAAGGTTATccggtcagtgagtgaatggcaGCAGTTAGGAGACAGAACATGGACAAGTGTCCCAGCTCTGCACAGCCCCCTCCTATGtcttccccaaaatccacaagcaggactgctCAGGTAGACCCATTGGTTCAGTCTGTTCTTTGCCCATACCGGTAATCTATCCTTTCTcctttggtccagtcccttcccacttgtaTCTGTGGCATCTCCAATGACCTCTGCCATTTTGACTTTTTCCAATCCCCTGGTCCCAACAGACTCATCTTTACCATTGACCTacaatccctctgcacctccatcccacatcgaGGGAGTCTGGGGGCCCACTGCCTCTTCCTCGAACAGAGgcccctccagttcccctccaacAACACACTCACTCACccggctgaacttgttctcacgtTGAACAATTTCTCATTCACTCACTTCCtgcagatcaaaggtgtagctgtgAGCACTCACCGGGGTCCAAGCTCTTTGTGGGATGTGTGGGCAGTCTGTGTTCCAGTCCTAGCTGGACCCACTCCCTCAACTCTGGTACGTCGCTGACTGCATTGGTGTTGCCTGCAGAACTCAGcagtttcattacttttgctgccagtttcctcCCTGCCTTCACCTTCAATGGTCAATCTCTGGATGTCTCtgtcttcatctcaggagataggTTCGCTCCTAACATGCAGTACAAGCCCATTGACTCCCACAACTATCTCacaacttcctcccaccctgcctcctgtaaggactccattccattctcccagttcctccgtgTCTGTTGTATTTTCTCCGACGATGAGACTTTCcgtacaggtgcctctgaaaggTCCTCCTCCTCCCTGAACGGTGGCTGcccctctaccattgttaacaaagcccttgaccacatctcatccattttccgcacctctgttctcaccccttctcctccagGACAGAATGAGGATAATGAGTTCCCCTggccctcaccttccacctcaccagcctctgcatccaacatgtgattctccgcaacttccaccaccagacacatctcccccctcctctcagcGGTGCGCAGGGACCtttcccttcatgactccctggtccgtaCTTCCGTTCCCACcaaccatacaccttcttacaACTTCCCCCTGCAACCAACGCAACACTTGTCCTCTCACctcctctcttcccaccatccagggacccaaaaagactttcctggtgaagcagtgattcactttcccttcttccaatccagttaCTAcacttggtgttcacaatgtcgtctcctctgcattggagaaaccaaatgcaaattgagtGACCACTTTGCTGGGAACctacattcagtctgcaggggtgaccttGAGTTTtctgttacctgtcactttaattccccatctcactctgacccctctgtagcctcctgtactgtcacggTGAGGcttaatgcaagcttgaggaacaacatcactttgactgggcacattgcagcctgtaggctcagtattgaattctacaccagaggcacaagagacctgcagatgcaggaatctagagcaaaaaataaattgccgGAAGAATCCAATGGGTCAACCAGCGTCAGGACTGAGTGGGAAGATACCCGGTATATtggaaggggtgagacagaggcggtggggggagggtggtggtgataaGTGGAAACGGGTATAGGAGAGGTTAGGAAACGCAGGTAGatgggtatgtgggtgatgggtaggcaGAACCAGGTGGGGATGGAACTGATGAACAGAATGAGAGAGGCCCTGGGTGGGAAAGGTACAGAGTGGGTGTGGGTTATGTGAAATCAGAAAATTCAATAtccatgccattgggctgtaggctgcCCGAGCAGAATGTGAAGTGCCGTTCGTCTGGCCTGCAATGTGGCCTCACTGGCGGCGGAGAAAGCCGAGGAAAGACGGGTCAGtgcaggaatgggaaggggagttgaaatggcacgcaactgggagctcaagacGGCCACTGTGGGCAGTGTTGCAAGTGCTCTGCAGAGTGGTTGCTTAGCTTACGTTTGGTCCCGCCGATGTAGAGGGCACATCGagagcatcaaatgcagtagggcaggttggaggaggtgcctgTGAATCTCTGCCCC comes from Pristis pectinata isolate sPriPec2 chromosome 13, sPriPec2.1.pri, whole genome shotgun sequence and encodes:
- the exosc6 gene encoding exosome complex component MTR3: MPGDSRRVRGPEESQPPLLFARADAEPAAGPALPRVDGRAAAEPRPVFARAGLVSQADGSVYAECGRTKLLCAVYGPREAERREERRRGGAALGCEFRFAPFSCKKRAAWIQGNLEKEYSSIMEQSLQPAICLHKYPRSQIEVYVMVLENDGSTLAAALTCASMALAEAGIEMFDVVVGCSLRQCGATSLLDPTAVEEFNAASSKGVDHGSMTVALLPTLNQISGLVSKGEWEEQTSVEAIKACVEGCQKLYSVVQQCLTRSVKRKIPQFVNKA